A region of the bacterium genome:
CTTGGGGGGGAGGACGGTTCGGGTGTAGGACAGGTCCAGCTCTTCGAAGGTCGTATAGGGCTCAAACCGGTGAACCTGCTTACCGGCCGGCATCGGCACGTAAAGGTCGACGGTCCCGCTCAACTCGTCTAGCCACTTTTTCAACTGGTCACGGCTGATCTTCAGAACACGCAAGGAAGCCCCCCTCCTATGCTCAGGGTACAAGTATAACTTGGTATGGGGGGAGTATCAAGAAAGACCCGAAGCCCGAAATCCGAGATTGGTTTTGTCTGGCCTCCGTTCGGCGCGTCTGAGAGGCTGCTTTTTCGTTTTGGGTCTGATGAACCGGACTAATTGCCGTCAGGTGCTGTCGACCAGCGCCGAAGCCCCGGCCAAAAGGGCCCAATCAGCGGATTTCGGGTATAGTTCCCCCCTGCCTGCGGCAGGCAGGCTCAGGAACACGGAATCCGGACGGATCCGGATTCCGTGTGTAGCCGCAAAACCCCTTGTACGTCATGCGAGCCGAACTCTTGTCCGCCTCGATGGCCGTCGCGTCAATGTCCAGAGTACAGGGGTCTTAAACCTCAGGCGTAGCAGTTCCCGGTTCACACGGTCCAGACCACACAGCCCACCGTTCATCCCAGCCCAGAAGATCCAGAAGAGCCGTATCCCTCCTCACTTCCCGAAGATCCTCCAAAGACTGACCGCCGCCGTTGAGCATCAACACCAGGAGCCTGTCGGAGAACATCTCACAGGCTCCTGGCTGTTATTCTCCGGAATAAACACTCCTGATCAAGAAGAACGGGCAGTCCCAACCCCTCTGAAAACTCACCCAGAAGGGCCAGACCGGCATGGGCTGTGATTGAGTCCCAGGTCGCTTAAGCTTGAAACGTAACTTACCATGTCAACAAGGTTTTTTTATCTCCACTCACGGGATTTTACGATCCGCCGTAAAATCCCGTGTCACTTCGATGAGCTTTAACGGATTCACCTTCACACCTCGGATAAAGGCACCGAAGTGCAGATGGGGCCCCGTTGCCCGGCCGGTTGTCCCCACCGTTCCGATGGCCTGGCCCCGTTCAACCCGCTGCCCTTCCCTCACCCCTATCTGGTCCATGTGGCCGTAGATGGTGCAGATACCCCAGCCGTGGTCCACGACAACGGTTTTTCCCGAAAGGTAGAAATCGTAGGCAAGGAGGACCTTTCCGCTGTTGGAGGCAAGAATGGGGGCGCCCTTTCCGGCGGCGACATCCACACCACTGTGAGATGAGCGGGGCTTCCCGTTGAGAACCCTTCCCGTTCCGAACCTTGTGGAGATGCGTCCCTCCACAGGAATGACAAACCCGTCCCTCCAGAACCGCTCCCGCGTCCTGGTGGCGAGACTGTCGCCCAGGGAACGGTTGTCGGAGCGGACCTGCCTGATCCTCCTTTCTGAAAGGTCGACCATCCCGGCTGGCAGGGCCAGTTCCTGAACCTCCCTCTTCCCGGGGACCGGCTCGCGGATCATGAGGTCGGCCCGGATCCGGTAGGGAGGCCCACCCTTGGCAGGAAAGAGGGAAAGGTCAACGGGAAGGGAGGGATCTTTACGCTTCGTAGAGACACCGACAAGGGCGACCCATGACCTGTTTCCGGCAGGCAGCAGGGGAAAGCGCTCACCACCGAAGAACGCGTCGGCGGCCATGAGATCGACCGGCGACGTCACTGTGACGGGGACAACGCCGCCCAACACCACCAGACCCGGGTCCCAGGTCACACGGATCGTCGCGGCCAAAGATGACCCGGCAAACAGCAACAAACCCGGAATAAGAGTTATGGCAACGAACCTTGATAGAGTCGCAAAAAATCCAGGCGGAACTTTTCCTGGCTCATTAATGTCTTGGGGAAAGGGAAAAGCGTCGTTTTCCCTTTCCTTACAAATCAATGACTGCTGATAGATCAC
Encoded here:
- a CDS encoding M23 family metallopeptidase, translated to MTWDPGLVVLGGVVPVTVTSPVDLMAADAFFGGERFPLLPAGNRSWVALVGVSTKRKDPSLPVDLSLFPAKGGPPYRIRADLMIREPVPGKREVQELALPAGMVDLSERRIRQVRSDNRSLGDSLATRTRERFWRDGFVIPVEGRISTRFGTGRVLNGKPRSSHSGVDVAAGKGAPILASNSGKVLLAYDFYLSGKTVVVDHGWGICTIYGHMDQIGVREGQRVERGQAIGTVGTTGRATGPHLHFGAFIRGVKVNPLKLIEVTRDFTADRKIP